Proteins from a single region of Streptomyces sp. TN58:
- a CDS encoding FAD binding domain-containing protein — MTTHAPHAPHAPDSPQGAQGRQAAQSVTLPASLDEAVAALTAMPAAVPVAGGTDLMAAVNAGLLRPAALVGLGRINEIRGWQYQDGHALLGAGLTHARMGRPDFAALIPGLAAAARSAGPPQIRNAGTLGGNIASAAPTGDALPVLAALEAVLVIVGPGGQREIPVSHLLAGREMLRPGELIGFVRVPLLHAPQVFLKATGRTGPGRAVASVGLVLDPARRGVRCAIGAVAPMPLRPLEAEQWVASLIDWDGGRSLAPEALEAFGEYVAAACVPDQGEPVAPGVLHLRRTVAVLARRALGRALTS, encoded by the coding sequence TTGACCACGCACGCACCGCACGCACCGCACGCACCTGATTCACCTCAGGGGGCTCAGGGGCGGCAGGCGGCGCAGTCCGTGACGCTGCCGGCCTCGCTCGACGAGGCCGTCGCGGCGCTCACCGCCATGCCCGCCGCCGTTCCCGTCGCGGGCGGCACCGACCTCATGGCCGCTGTCAACGCCGGGCTGCTGAGGCCCGCCGCCCTGGTCGGCCTGGGCCGGATCAACGAGATCCGCGGCTGGCAGTACCAGGACGGCCACGCGCTGCTCGGCGCCGGCCTCACGCACGCCCGGATGGGCCGGCCGGACTTCGCCGCCCTGATCCCCGGGCTCGCGGCCGCCGCGCGCTCCGCCGGGCCCCCGCAGATCCGCAACGCCGGCACCCTCGGCGGCAACATCGCCAGCGCCGCGCCCACCGGCGACGCACTGCCCGTGCTGGCCGCGCTGGAGGCCGTACTCGTCATCGTCGGTCCGGGCGGGCAGCGCGAGATCCCGGTCTCGCACCTCCTGGCCGGCCGGGAGATGCTGCGGCCCGGCGAGCTCATCGGCTTCGTGCGGGTGCCGCTGCTGCACGCCCCGCAGGTGTTCCTCAAAGCCACCGGGCGCACGGGGCCCGGGCGCGCGGTGGCGTCCGTGGGGCTCGTACTGGACCCGGCACGCCGGGGCGTGCGCTGCGCGATCGGCGCCGTGGCACCGATGCCGCTGCGCCCCCTGGAGGCCGAGCAGTGGGTGGCCTCGCTGATCGACTGGGACGGCGGGCGGAGCCTGGCCCCCGAGGCGCTGGAGGCCTTCGGCGAGTACGTCGCGGCCGCCTGCGTCCCCGACCAGGGGGAACCGGTGGCTCCGGGCGTACTGCACCTGCGGCGGACGGTGGCCGTGCTGGCACGGAGGGCCCTCGGAAGGGCACTGACCTCATGA